A stretch of Panthera tigris isolate Pti1 chromosome E2, P.tigris_Pti1_mat1.1, whole genome shotgun sequence DNA encodes these proteins:
- the NQO1 gene encoding NAD(P)H dehydrogenase [quinone] 1, producing the protein MKEAAVEALKRKGWEVTVSDLYAMNFNPVISRRDITGPLKDPENFQYPAESVLAYKEGRLSPDIVAEQKKLEAADLVIFQFPLQWFGVPAILKGWFERVLIGGFAYTYAAMYDNGPFRNKKTVLSITTGGSGSMYSLQGIHGDMNIILWPIQSGTLHFCGFQVLEPQLTYGIGHTPTDARIQILDGWKKRLENIWDETPLYFAPSSLFDLNFQAGFLMKKEVQDEQKNEKFGLSVGHHLGKSIPTDNQIKARK; encoded by the exons ATGAAGGAGGCTGCTGTAGAGGCCTTGAAGAGGAAAGGATGGGAGGTCACTGTGTCAGACCTGTATGCCATGAACTTCAATCCCGTCATCTCCAGAAGGGACATCACAG GTCCACTGAAGGACCCCGAGAACTTTCAGTATCCTGCCGAGTCTGTTCTAGCTTATAAAGAAGGCCGCCTGAGCCCCGATATTGTGGCAGAACAAAAGAAGCTGGAAGCTGCAGACCTTGTGATTTTTCAG TTCCCGCTGCAGTGGTTCGGAGTCCCGGCCATCCTGAAAGGCTGGTTTGAACGAGTGCTCATAGGGGGGTTCGCGTACACGTATGCTGCCATGTATGACAATGGACCTTTCCGG AATAAGAAGACCGTGCTTTCCATCACCACTGGTGGCAGCGGCTCCATGTACTCGCTGCAGGGTATCCACGGAGACATGAATATCATCCTCTGGCCAATTCAG AGCGGCACTCTGCATTTCTGTGGCTTCCAAGTCCTGGAACCTCAGCTGACATACGGCATTGGGCATACTCCTACGGACGCGCGAATTCAGATCCTGGACGGATGGAAGAAACGCCTGGAAAATATCTGGGATGAGACGCCACTGTATTTTGCTCCAAGTAGCCTCTTTGACTTAAACTTCCAGGCAGGGTTCTTAATGAAAAAGGAAGTGCAGGATGAGCAGAAAAACGAAAAATTTGGCCTGTCTGTGGGCCATCATTTGGGCAAGTCCATCCCGACTGACAACCAGATCAAAGCCAGAAAATGA